In Phaeodactylum tricornutum CCAP 1055/1 chromosome 10, whole genome shotgun sequence, a single genomic region encodes these proteins:
- a CDS encoding predicted protein has product MLLSPKIRRVLPPAPVVADVLTVPSDTATVVHTAQSLLASTDVYACGGMHHHNNSNNNTTTQRCLVTHPSQPLCAYVLLEPVTSHHNGTTNNNNNDTSNTANHNNSNNHTLDSIAYTSHRRLCVQNTHTKQIVWSLALADLVVLLYGDTAATKLPAAVQRLGHVRSLQFMDASTLYWTGMHHDADQHPDWEDHNGHTMHNTRQIPATLLVHFSQRVLMFRLRRHGEARHVVPHHAHLHRHVLMDLHEATLGGHGALPSSNVLPLTSSFLLLGCADGSFKCYDWRRKTVVKSIKGLGKGDWIVACHAANPYSTTVASHHTPADPAAPRRRRILTLTQKGMAYLIEIEIDPAKRHLEIKPPLARFVGGLAELGTLPPMEHTLLSYDPHRDWVTWMQPATKKEPCSVCVWNLSSLRDDFVGKDPPTLAKPEPNLTIQFPSTDHALTLTSAVTHTAFGADVLVCAVVTAHGDVHVMGALLREAVAAPLRTLATPLVAFRLPELLQYDAGWDTRPVLRVHAIQTRNLYATEWIVATNLGLIVLDLPVGVRHGAPHFHFGAGLGSLGKSVLSIQQSNVVYGSLDVLKANPVGPMPFRNPTVLYESPVASHMPPAYTKRPFRTAPVFLSSPSGTYLSLFWPWEFRYEILHVPTLLQKVGQRGHHGGGPGNTPSPVVAKGQVVADFAWVGDDDVYAVLHAPELFARTVPLWVPPMEEGHTGDGTLNQLQQVANLSNLKDLRSYSKSVAKLGAGISKGARTATKTVTTTATGAFSQSAKAGLSATTATSKTLTGSAKKINKGLKKATFGLFKGKKKKSEEESLGFTADDDEEDEIESQGVASMTLEMQEQMLSETKGTLKAVDEEAMKNYVELHQLIAVDSPASELSASVAAATSSNLGELYLRGGNRIPTVLFGGPVLCVGSKTDGESEGQAYFYTRKASESDEHAEVYTTSGPALPCPDLCVWDDDVYIVFLGNTEAGVYSVDSFLLASTDVVAWPDQSHGDEDEPLAPCAESLPLVQPVVLGYQSGSLMVSTARGVNAISLSHPLLRIGTLLSAGQIDRAVNWFEAVANSRHEALGKFLERRGLPNLALELPGISLETIVDISMRFGYIDRLEEVVETYGVKGIRAIDLGRGVSTNIFGPLSDSNSLVVCVGAYLLAQGSVELVRRLASECLRSGEDGRKDALVLGALLLSVNEADATRLIHRAVEQPSPDWTMGNFVRDFILTDAMRRS; this is encoded by the exons ATGTTACTGTCTCCCAAAATACGACGAGTGTTACCGCCGGCACCGGTCGTCGCCGACGTCCTTACCGTTCCGTCCGACACTGCCACGGTAGTCCACACGGCCCAGAGTCTCCTCGCATCGACGGACGTGTACGCCTGCGGTGGAATgcaccaccacaacaacagtaacaacaacaccacGACGCAACGCTGTCTCGTTACCCATCCCAGTCAACCGCTCTGTGCCTACGTACTCCTCGAGCCCGTGACGTCGCACCACAATGGTAcgaccaacaacaacaataacgaTACCAGCAACACTgccaaccacaacaacagtaacaatCACACTCTCGATTCCATTGCCTACACATCGCACCGACGTCTTTGTGTGCAAAACACCCACACCAAGCAGATTGTTTGGAGTCTCGCCTTGGCCGATTTGGTCGTTCTCCTCTACGGAGACACCGCCGCGACGAAACTTCCCGCCGCCGTCCAACGACTCGGTCACGTGCGTTCCCTCCAATTCATGGACGCATCCACTCTCTATTGGACCGGCATGCACCACGACGCCGACCAACACCCCGACTGGGAAGACCACAATGGCCACACCATGCACAACACACGACAGATACCCGCAACGCTCCTCGTCCACTTTTCTCAACGCGTACTCATGTTCCGTTTGCGACGCCACGGGGAAGCGCGACACGTGGTACCTCACCACGCTCACCTCCATCGACACGTACTCATGGATTTGCACGAAGCCACCCTGGGCGGACACGGTGCCCTGCCCTCGTCCAACGTGCTACCCTTGACCTCCTCCTTTTTACTCCTCGGCTGCGCCGACGGATCTTTCAAATGCTACGACTGGCGACGCAAAACCGTGGTCAAGTCGATCAAGGGATTGGGCAAGGGCGATTGGATCGTGGCTTGTCACGCCGCCAATCCCTACAGTACCACCGTGGCGTCACACCACACACCCGCCGACCCCGCCGCTCCCCGCCGCCGACGAATACTCACCTTGACACAAAAAGGCATGGCCTACCTCATCGAAATTGAAATTGACCCGGCGAAACGACACTTGGAAATCAAACCCCCACTGGCACGGTTTGTGGGCGGTCTCGCCGAACTCGGAACCCTGCCCCCCATGGAACACACTTTGCTCTCCTACGACCCGCATCGCGACTGGGTCACCTGGATGCAACCGGCTACCAAAAAGGAACCATGTTCCGTCTGTGTTTGGAATTTATCGAGTCTGCGGGACGATTTCGTCGGCAAGGATCCTCCCACGCTCGCCAAACCGGAGCCCAACCTGACCATCCAATTCCCTTCCACCGACCACGCCTTGACCTTGACGTCGGCCGTAACGCACACCGCGTTTGGCGCCGACGTTCTCGTGTGTGCCGTCGTGACAGCCCACGGCGACGTCCACGTCATGGGCGCCCTCCTCCGGGAGGCGGTCGCGGCGCCTCTGCGTACCCTCGCCACCCCGCTCGTGGCCTTTCGGTTGCCCGAACTCCTCCAATACGATGCCGGCTGGGACACGCGGCCGGTACTGCGTGTGCACGCAATCCAAACCCGGAATCTCTACGCCACCGAATGGATCGTGGCCACGAATTTAGGGTTGATCGTCCTGGACTTACCCGTGGGTGTCCGGCACGGGGCTCCCCATTTTCATTTCGGAGCCGGACTCGGGAGTCTCGGAAAGAGCGTATTGTCTATACAGCAATCCAACGTCGTGTACGGATCACTCGATGTCCTCAAGGCCAATCCGGTCGGGCCCATGCCGTTCCGCAATCCTACCGTTCTGTACGAATCCCCAGTGGCCAGTCACATGCCTCCCGCGTACACAAAACGCCCATTTCGCACCGCTCCCGTGTTCCTGTCCAGTCCGTCCGGCACTTACCTGTCCCTCTTTTGGCCTTGGGAATTTCGGTACGAAATTCTGCACGTGCCGACCTTGTTGCAAAAAGTGGGTCAACGCGGTCATCACGGTGGCGGTCCGGGCAATACGCCTAGTCCGGTGGTAGCCAAGGGTCAAGTCGTGGCCGATTTTGCCTGGGTgggtgacgacgacgtgtACGCTGTCCTCCACGCACCGGAACTCTTCGCCCGAACCGTGCCGCTTTGGGTGCCGCCGATGGAAGAAGGCCACACCGGTGATGGTACACTGAACCAGTTGCAGCAAGTGGCGAACCTGTCGAATCTCAAGGATCTCCGATCGTACTCGAAAAGCGTGGCCAAACTGGGGGCTGGAATTTCCAAAGGAGCACG GACCGCCACCAAGACTGTCACGACTACGGCAACGGGTGCTTTTTCTCAGAGCGCCAAAGCTGG TTTGAGTGCAACGACTGCAACTTCCAAGACTCTTACCGGATCTGCCAAAAAAATTAACAAAGGCCTCAAAAA GGCTACGTTTGGTCTCTTCaagggaaagaaaaagaaaagtgAGGAAGAGAGTTTGGGATTCACggcggacgacgatgaagaggacgaaatcgaaagTCAAGGTGTTGCGTCAATGACACTCGAAATGCAGGAACAGATGCTTTCCGAAACGAAGGGGACGTTAAAAgccgtggacgaagaagctaTGAAGAACTACGTGGAATTACATCAATTAATAGCGGTCGATTCGCCAGCTTCCGAACTGAGTGCTAGTGTGGCTGCAGCTACGAGTAGTAACTTGGGGGAGCTTTATCTACGAGGAGGAAATAGGATCCCCACTGTTCTTTTCGGAGGGCCAGTCCTTTGTGTGGGAAGTAAAACCGACGGGGAAAGCGAAGGACAAGCGTACTTTTATACCCGGAAGGCCAGCGAATCAGACGAGCACGCTGAGGTCTACACCACGTCCGGCCCTGCCTTGCCCTGTCCCGACCTTTGTGTATGGGACGACGATG TGTACATTGTCTTTCTCGGGAATACGGAAGCCGGAGTCTACAGTGTGGACTCATTCCTGCTTGCATCCACAGATGTCGTGGCTTGGCCAGATCAGAGTCATGGGGACGAAGACGAACCTTTGGCCCCCTGTGCAGAGTCTCTACCGCTTGTCCAGCCTGTGGTGCTTGGATACCAAAGTGGCAGCTTAATGGTATCAACAGCGCGCGGTGTAAACGCGATATCTTTATCTCATCCTTTACTGCGAATTGGGACGTTGTTATCCGCGGGCCAGATTGATCGAGCCGTCAATTGGTTTGAAGCGGTGGCGAACTCGCGACACGAAGCTCTTGGTAAATTTTTGGAGAGACGAGGTTTGCCCAACTTGGCTCTCGAGTTGCCAGGAATATCTCTCGAAACTATCGTGGACATTAGCATGAGATTTGGCTACATTGATCGACTAGAAGAAGTCGTCGAGACCTATGGCGTAAAAGGAATTCGGGCTATTGACCTTGGACGAGGCGTGTCGACGAACATTTTCGGCCCCCTATCGGACTCAAACAGCCTTGTGGTGTGTGTTGGAGCATACCTCCTTGCTCAAGGTTCCGTCGAATTAGTTCGCCGTCTTGCCTCTGAGTGTCTTCGTTCCGGAGAAGATGGAAGGAAGGACGCCCTGGTCCTCGGAGCACTTTTGCTATCGGTCAACGAGGCAGATGCTACTCGCCTGATTCATCGCGCGGTTGAGCAACCTAGTCCAGACTGGACAATGGGAAATTTTGTTCGGGATTTTATTCTCACCGACGCCATGCGCCGATCGTAG
- a CDS encoding predicted protein produces MLTKSEGRLGTDEMVPLHACLAQFDLWIAALHDDTHDWSQTSRSHCTSAILSVPALLSLILSNSRTSTILKDKEQSNLDPVLKLTNVCYAGNTISNKKTLTTSLTAAVGVGGSSVLVAIAGLGYTSAGITAGSWAAWIMSAEAGMAGGGVATGGLSATLQSAGAVGLMGAGLGLTTCLFAVGAVVGGTAAMYTVRHNRMNAIRLGTIATLDQGLAVFAHGNVVALVSSKHNRILRSVLGKEIVRFSLSARRFIRVVDENGLSLSGLERASNLEPTGGEIFTIQKGINGNVSFFSQMTGSFVSINQKGVVSALATEAGESEHFKVLVLI; encoded by the exons ATGCTGACTAAAAGCGAGGGACGTCTTGGGACTGACGAGATGGTGCCTTTACACGCTTGCCTTGCACAGTTTGACCTTTGGATTGCCGCCCTGCATGACGATACTCACGATTGGTCGCAGACATCACGCTCACATTGTACCAGCGCCATACTTTCCGTCCCAGCTTTGCTATCTCTCATTCTTTCCAATAGCAGAACTAGCACAATTTTAAAGGACAAAGAGCAAAGCAATCTGGACCCGGTTCTAAAGCTAACCAATGTTTGCTACGCTGGCAATACTATttcaaacaagaaaacgcTCACCACGAGCTTGACTGCTGCCGTGGGTGTTGGTGGCTCCTCTGTTTTGGTTGCCATTGCAGGATTGGGCTACACCTCGGCCGGTATTACCGCCGGCAGTTGGGCTGCTTGGATCATGTCGGCTGAGGCTGGCATGGCTGGTGGCGGCGTAGCTACCGGGGGTCTGAGCGCCACTCTACAGAGCGCAGGAGCAGTTGGCCTCATGGGAGCCGGCTTGGGCCTCACTACATGTCTCTTTGCGGTAGGAGCTGTAGTGGGTGGTACCGCGGCGATGTATACCGTACGACACAACCGGATGAATGCAATTCGACTCGGTACAATTGCTACATTGGATCAGGGCCTCGCAGTATTCGCCCATGGGAATGTCGTTgcgttggtgtcgtccaagCATAACCGCATTTTGAGA TCCGTGTTGGGGAAAGAAATTGTGCGCTTTAGCCTGTCTGCGAGGCGTTTTATACGCGTGGTGGATGAGAACGGTCTTTCGTTGAGTGGATTGGAGCGAGCCTCGAATCTGGAACCGACGGGAGGAGAGATCTTCACCATTCAAAAAGGCATCAATGGCAAtgtttccttcttttcacAAATGACGGGAAGCTTCGTCAGTATCAATCAGAAGGGTGTTGTTTCCGCTTTGGCTACTGAGGCTGGAGAATCCGAGCACTTCAAGGTATTGGTCTTGATTTAG
- a CDS encoding predicted protein: MTNIRVLRFRQMLLDPFVLGVCLLAFAGTTINTVHALVPSQGGELQKAAQQLQHHEYEPSGTLSFCRSSIVVTHPWASSAGFDYESRGGSQDDRRGERVVHSTSGSRPIHPDSYRNRRRELRRGLAEFLALDDDRLCVISFHASWCKSCQKFGLLYKSLAHKLGDKRDRKTQNIVERGSVRFASVEWGANTALCRSLGIKRLPTTQIYHAGTLLTSFACAPAKFQTLKDQIKYMTRTLQNSDRLAAIKANPLFPDEQAVQDKVQALLAAHTEQEFSKTLDIGAALIDATVMVAPPSSDQSDGSNTEDHGQGLSRAERMAAFAERIRSKQNRADHVATTAESVADSSHKVWWRFRRAP; this comes from the exons ATGACAAATATTCGTGTCCTGCGATTTCGTCAAATGCTGTTGGATCCTTTTGTACTGGGCGTTTGCCTTCTCGCGTTCGCCGGTACTACCATCAATACGGTACACGCGCTCGTACCTAGCCAAGGTGGCGAACTCCAAAAGGCAGCCCAGCAGTTGCAGCACCA TGAGTACGAGCCGAGCGGGACTCTCTCCTTCTGTCgctcctccattgtcgtcACGCATCCCTGGGCATCCTCCGCTGGCTTCGACTACGAGTCGCGCGGCGGCAGCCAGGATGACCGAAGAGGAGAACGAGTGGTACACTCCACCTCCGGCTCCCGTCCAATCCACCCAGATTCCTACCGAAATCGCCGTCGTGAACTCCGACGAGGCTTGGCGGAGTTTCTGGCTCTCGATGACGACCGGCTCTGCGTAATTTCCTTTCACGCGTCCTGGTGCAAGAGTTGCCAAAAGTTCGGACTCCTCTATAAATCGCTAGCGCACAAACTCGGAGACAAGCGTGACCGCAAGACGCAGAACATCGTTGAACGCGGTTCCGTGCGTTTTGCCTCGGTCGAATGGGGCGCCAACACGGCACTGTGCCGATCCCTCGGTATTAAGCGACTGCCTACCACTCAAATATACCACGCAGGGACCCTGCTCACCAGCTTTGCCTGTGCGCCGGCCAAATTTCAAACCCTCAAGGATCAAATCAAGTACATGACCCGGACGCTGCAAAACAGCGATCGACTCGCGGCGATCAAGGCAAATCCCTTGTTTCCGGACGAGCAAGCCGTCCAAGATAAGGTTCAAGCGCTGCTAGCGGCCCATACCGAACAGGAATTTTCCAAGACCCTAGACATTGGCGCGGCGCTCATTGACGCTACCGTTATGGTGGCACCCCCATCATCCGATCAGTCGGACGGCAGCAATACGGAAGACCATGGACAGGGGCTCTCCCGTGCCGAGCGTATGGCGGCGTTTGCGGAACGGATCCGCTCCAAACAAAACCGAGCAGATCATGTTGCAACAACCGCTGAGAGTGTAGCCGATTCCTCCCACAAGGTGTGGTGGCGCTTTCGACGAGCACCCTAG
- a CDS encoding predicted protein gives MAATAEQGRVPYGESSRQYRRTVYTHDDWIAHRNSEQRVYENLQGIFFSGIVRQLKSEVSLVALMATLVVLWNGLAVPFLQSSTVWTTSVPMLMVPALPFTLSSPALGLLLVFKTNTSYARWYEARGTWSKLTSQSLNLVRMASTFCDMADPVTQTKVQRLATAAWLVCRSVMNELWGVASDEGAYRKDVEQAFASDSRLAQRFVDAGPNRVTIALAEASLALDAIPIDEKRRVEMDKSLVLMGDGISVCQRVFASPVPLVYTRHTSRFLSLWMLLLPGALYETFASSSWIPVLPGLGLIPAVSVVALFLFGIEELAIQLEEPFSILPLDRIVEGVRRDMQSVTDWCIARSTDLSDNEDVEASFATNSAKEFSAGTKFSN, from the coding sequence ATGGCAGCCACGGCGGAACAAGGCCGAGTCCCCTACGGAGAATCCTCTCGCCAGTACCGTCGCACCGTTTACACACACGACGATTGGATTGCTCATCGAAATTCGGAACAGCGTGTATACGAAAATCTACAAGGCATCTTCTTTTCCGGCATTGTCCGTCAACTCAAATCGGAGGTTTCGCTGGTGGCACTGATGGCAACGCTTGTCGTTTTGTGGAACGGATTGGCCGTGCCATTCCTGCAAAGCTCCACAGTTTGGACTACAAGTGTACCCATGCTCATGGTACCGGCCCTCCCCTTTACCTTGTCGAGTCCGGCACTCGGCTTGTTACTAGTTTTTAAGACCAACACATCGTACGCTCGTTGGTATGAAGCCCGAGGAACTTGGTCCAAACTTACGTCGCAGTCACTGAACTTGGTTCGCATGGCTAGCACATTTTGTGACATGGCGGATCCCGTGACACAAACCAAGGTACAGCGACTCGCAACAGCGGCCTGGCTTGTGTGTCGGTCCGTCATGAATGAACTATGGGGCGTCGCTAGCGATGAAGGCGCCTATCGAAAAGATGTTGAACAAGCTTTTGCTAGCGATTCAAGACTAGCTCAGCGGTTTGTGGATGCCGGTCCCAATCGAGTAACCATCGCATTAGCCGAAGCTTCGCTGGCGTTGGACGCCATCCCGATTGACGAAAAACGACGAGTGGAAATGGACAAATCCTTGGTGTTGATGGGGGATGGCATTAGTGTTTGTCAGCGTGTTTTTGCTAGTCCGGTACCCCTAGTGTATACACGGCACACGAGCCGTTTCTTGTCGCTGTGGATGTTGCTGCTTCCTGGAGCCTTGTACGAAACTTTCGCGAGCTCTTCGTGGATACCCGTGTTGCCGGGGCTAGGTCTGATACCGGCCGTGTCGGTAGTCGCGTTGTTTCTGTTTGGCATTGAAGAATTGGCCATTCAGTTGGAGGAACCCTTTTCTATTCTTCCTTTGGACCGCATTGTAGAGGGTGTCCGACGAGACATGCAGAGTGTAACGGACTGGTGCATTGCGCGGAGTACGGATTTGTCTGACAATGAAGACGTGGAAGCATCCTTCGCTACCAACTCTGCAAAAGAATTTTCCGCTGGAACAAAGTTTAgcaactaa
- a CDS encoding predicted protein encodes MVEYGSIPQTEPQITDAPPPPLRSQLTAELIGTAILVQVGCGANCLAIYLGVLDGMWQAAIVWILGATLGLYSSAALSGGHLNPAVTLSFAVVRPADFPYANVLPYWAAQLAGAFLGALTNLIVYHEAILSYEAKNGIVRGGQASIQSAAAFGDYWSLSKYVTSGWHAFLLEAFGTAFLVFCIFMLTNKKNSVPSAAVPPLVAIAIGSMVVLLGPMTGAGINPARDMGPRLATLLAGWRTAAFANWIVYFTAPLMGGPIGALIADRLLMA; translated from the exons ATGGTTGAGTACG GATCTATACCGCAAACAGAACCACAAATTACCGATGCTCCTCCTCCCCCGCTTCGCTCTCAGTTGACGGCGGAACTTATTGGGACGGCGATTCTAGTGCAAGTCGGTTGTGGCGCCAATTGTCTAGCAATCTATCTCGGTGTCTTGGATGGCATGTGGCAGGCAGCGATTGTCTGGATCCTGGGAGCCACCTTGGGTCTTTATTCGTCCGCTGCCTTGTCCGGTGGACACTTGAATCCAGCCGTAACTTTATCGTTCGCTGTCGTTCGTCCGGCTGATTTTCCCTACGCTAACGTCCTTCCCTACTGGGCTGCTCAGCTGGCAGGGGCTTTTCTCGGCGCCTTGACAAATCTAATCGTTTATCACGAAGCCATTTTAAGCTATGAGGCGAAGAACGGAATTGTTCGAGGGGGACAAGCCTCAATTCAATCGGCAGCTGCTTTTGGCGATTATTGGAG CCTTTCCAAGTATGTGACAAGTGGGTGGCACGCCTTCTTGTTGGAAGCGTTTGGCACTGCTtttttggtcttttgtatTTTCATGCTGACCAACAAGAAAAACTCTGTGCCTTCGGCAGCCGTCCCTCCTCTAGTCGCCATTGCAATCGGATCGATGGTGGTTTTGTTGGGTCCCATGACTGGTGCAGGCATTAACCCTGCCCGAGATATGGGCCCGCGCCTCGCGACGCTGCTCGCGGGCTGGAGAACTGCGGCTTTTGCCAATTGGATCGTTTATTTTACGGCTCCTTTGATGGGCGGACCCATCGGGGCTTTAATTGCGGACCGCCTGCTCATGGCGTAG
- a CDS encoding predicted protein (Membrane targeted protein that facilitates the active transport of ammonium into the cell. Highly expressed across many EST libraries and second most highly expressed gene in N limited EST library. One of 8 ammonium transporters in Pt and is most similar to Phatr1/scaffold_4:716626-718010) has protein sequence MSFDLDAFCTGLTAASSSSEQAVCALQTIVAGVSKTVGGIDAEGITAGVDTFFLIFAGALVFMMQAGFAMLCAGSVRQKNVKNIMLKNLLDACGGAIGFYTVGFGFAYGGDDTTDKTFIGNSYFALRDYTNYAGFFFQFAFAATAATIVAGTVAERCKMSAYLCYSLFLTGFVYPVVVRSVWSSNGFLSAFSADPFQGVGTVDFAGSGVVHMTGGLTALIAAIVLGPRKGRFYDEDGNPLETPASFPAHSVALQILGTFILWFGWYGFNPGSALKIANADSAATAALCAVTTTMAAAAGCVSAMFTDSIIDGMATGETTYDLTMAMNGCLAGLVAVTAGTSVVTPWAAIIIGVVGGWVYIGMSKLLIKLKIDDAVDAIPVHFANGFWGVLATGLFANGGLMATAGYNSEHEGWFYEWGSGSGDGSLLICQLACLAWIIGWVTTIMTPFFILLNMAGMFRVDPLEEEVGLDISHHRGSAYDLSGPSKDHVDELMEIRASKHGKVEVPKEVAQAADDAAEETA, from the exons ATGTCTTTTGATTTGGACGCATTCTGCACTGGCCTGACAGCCGCGTCGAGCTCTTCTGAGCAGGCTGTGTGCGCTCTGCAAACG ATCGTGGCCGGAGTTTCTAAGACTGTCGGAGGTATTGACGCGGAAGGGATTACTGCAGGTGTTGATACTTTCTTCCTCATTTTTGCG GGTGCCTTGGTCTTCATGATGCAGGCCGGGTTCGCCATGCTTTGTGCTGGATCCGTCCGTCAAAAGAATGTAAAGAATATTATGCTCAAGAACTTGTTGGATGCCTGTGGTGGTGCTATTGGCTTCTACACCGTTGGTTTCGGCTTCGCTTATGGCGGTGACGACACCACCGACAAGACCTTCATTGGCAACAGCTACTTCGCGCTCCGTGATTACACAAATTATGcaggtttcttcttccagttTGCGTTTGCTGCCACTGCCGCCACGATTGTTGCCGGTACAGTTGCTGAGCGATGCAAGATGTCGGCATACCTTTGCTACTCTCTCTTTCTTACGGGTTTCGTCTATCCCGTCGTTGTACGCTCTGTCTGGAGCTCCAACGGGTTCTTGTCAGCCTTCAGTGCCGACCCCTTCCAAGGAGTTGGAACCGTTGACTTTGCCGGATCAGGTGTGGTGCACATGACTGGAGGACTCACCGCCTTGATTGCTGCCATTGTTCTTGGACCGCGTAAGGGTCGGTTCTACGATGAGGATGGCAACCCTCTGGAGACGCCCGCCAGCTTCCCAGCCCACTCTGTAGCCCTCCAGATCCTCGGAACTTTCATCTTGTGGTTCGGATGGTACGGATTCAACCCTGGTTCAGCCCTGAAGATTGCTAACGCCGATTCGGCCGCAACCGCCGCTTTGTGTGCCGTCACCACCACTATGGCCGCCGCTGCCGGTTGTGTTTCCGCCATGTTCACTGACTCGATCATTGACGGCATGGCGACCGGTGAAACTACGTACGATCTGACCATGGCCATGAATGGATGCCTTGCTGGTCTCGTTGCCGTCACTGCTGGTACATCTGTCGTCACCCCATGGGCCGCAATCATTATTGGAGTCGTTGGAGGTTGGGTCTACATTGGTATGTCCAAGCTTTTGATCAAGCTCAAGATTGATGACGCTGTCGATGCCATCCCTGTCCATTTCGCCAATGGTTTCTGGGGTGTCCTAGCCACCGGCCTTTTCGCCAACGGTGGATTGATGGCAACCGCTGGGTACAACTCGGAACACGAGGGCTGGTTCTACGAATGGGGAAGTGGCTCCGGAGATGGAAGTCTTCTCATCTGCCAGCTTGCTTGCCTCGCCTGGATTATTGGATGGGTCACCACCATTATGACGCCCTTTTTTATCCTTTTGAACATGGCCGGTATGTTCCGTGTGGACCCGCTTGAGGAAGAAGTTGGTCTTGATATTTCCCATCACCGTGGATCTGCTTACGATCTTTCGGGACCCAGCAAGGACCATGTTGACGAGCTCATGGAAATTCGTGCCTCGAAGCACGGCAAGGTTGAGGTTCCAAAGGAGGTTGCGCAGGCTGCTGATGACGCCGCCGAAGAGACTGCTTAA